Part of the Cryptosporangium arvum DSM 44712 genome, TCGCGGCCGCGCTGGAGCGGACCGCCGCCGAGCTCGGGCTCGACCTGGGCGAGGTGCAGTTCGCCGACCCGATGGTGCTGCTCGAATGGGCAAGCATTCCGCACGTGCTCGCGGCCGGCCGGCCGCTGTGGGTGCGAACGACGCCGTTCGAACGTGTCTTCGGCATCGACGGGCGGGCACCCGGCGGCGAGCCGTTGCGAGGCAACACTCCCGACCTGAGCGAGGTGGTTCGTGCCGCGGCGGCCTGGCGCGGCGGCGCGAGCCTCCGGGAGGTCCGCCAGGCGGCCACCTTCGTGAACGGCGCTTAGACCCCGGTGCTCATGTCGACAAATCGACTGAAGTGACCCTGGAAGGCCACGGTCACCGTGTCGGTGGGGCCGTTACGGTGCTTGGCCAGGATGAAGTCGGCCTCGCCGGCGCGCGGCGACTCCTTCTCGTAGTAGTCCTCGCGGTGCAGTAGTAGCACCATGTCGGCGTCCTGCTCGATCGAGCCGGACTCCCGCAGGTCGGACAGCTGAGGACGCTTGTCGGTGCGCTGCTCGGGGCCACGGTTGAGCTGCGAGGCGGCGATCACCGGCACCTCGAGTTCCTTCGCCAGCAGCTTGAGGCCACGGGAGAGCTCCGCGACCTCCTGCTGGCGGGACTCGACTTTCTTGTTGCCGGTCATCAGCTGCAGGTAGTCGATGACGATGAGGCGCAGGTCGTGGCGCTGCTTGAGCCGCCGGGCCTTGGCCCGGATCTCCATCATCGTCATGTTCGGCGAGTCGTCGATGAAGAGCGGAGCCTCGCTGACCTCGCCGATGCGCCGGGCCAGCTTCGTCCAGTCGTCTTCCGAGAGCTGGCCCGAGCGCAGGTGGTGCAGCGGCACACGGGCCTCGGCCGAGAGCAGACGCATGGTGATCTCGATCTTCGACATCTCGAGCGAGAACACCGCGGCGGTGAGGTGGTTGCGGATCGACGCCGAGCGGGCCACGTCGAGGCCGAACGTGCTCTTACCGAGACCGGGCCGGGCGGCGACGATGATCAGCTGGCCCGGGTGCAGTCCGTTGGTCAGCCGGTCGAAGTCGGCGAAGCCGGTCGGGACACCGCTCATGATGCCGCCGGTGGCGCCGATCGCCTCGATCTCGTCCATCGTCGGCTGGAGCAACTCTTCCAGCACCGTGTAGTCGTCGCTGCTGCGCTTCTCGGTGACGTCGTAGATGGCCTGCTGCGCCATGTCGACGACGTCGTCCACCTCGCGCCCGGCGCCGGCGGCCGACCCGTAGCCGAGCTGGACGATGCGGGTGCCGGCCTCGACCAGGCGACGCAGGATCGCGCGCTCCGCGACGATGCGGGCGTAGTACGCGGCGTTGGCCGCGGTGGGCACCTGCTGGATCAGCGTGTGGACGTACGGCGCGCCGCCGACCCGGGCCAGCTCGGCGCGGTCGGCCAGCGCGGCGACGACCGTGACCGGGTCGGCCGGCTCGCCCCGGCCGTAGAGATCGAGGACGGTGTCGAAGACGAGGCCGTGCGCGGGCTTGTAGAAGTCGTTCGAGCGCACGATCTCGACGACGTCGGCGATCGCGTCCTTCGAGAGCAACATGCCGCCGAGCACGCTCTGCTCGGCCGCGAGATCCTGCGGAGGGGTGCGATCAAAATCGCTCGGGGCCGAATACGCCTCGACCTCGTCGGTGACGGCCACTCGCGTCCCCTCCCCCCGGCAAGCTGTTCACGTCATGTCGTACCGGAAGGGTCCGACAGTTCGCTGGGACGACCTTAGAAAGCCGGGGCGCTAGTGAACAAACCGGCCTGTGCACAGGCCTGTGGATAACCCTGTGGAAGACAGGGGGTAACTCTGTGTGGTAGCTGTGCAGGACGCTGTGAACTGAGCGACCTGAACACCGTTTGTGCGGTCGCTGACCAGCGGAAAGGACAGTCCACCGGGTGTGGACGGCAATTAGTCGTCCCATCGGTGTCGCGGTTGGTTACAGCGCGTATGCCTTCACATCACTGCGTACACGTTCTATCCACAACCGCGGTTCAGCGGTTCAGCGTCGACGAGCGGTCGGCGCCAGCACGATCCGGCGCGCGACGTCCCGGGTGATCGTGTGCACGGACTCGAAGCCCGGCTCGCCGTCCTCAGTGACCGGGCGCAGGCGTGACCACCTCCGCCAGTGCCGCCGCAGCGTCCGCTCGGGCACCTTCCGCCCGCGGATGCGCTGACCGTCCAGCGACTCGGCCAGCGAGACGTTCAGCCAGAGAAGCAGCGCCGGTCGACCCGAGAGACGCGCGAGAATGCTCAGCACGCGGCGGGCCCAGCCGCGGGTCGCGGTGTCGTGGAGCACGATCGTCTTCCGGCCGGGCAGCGCGAGCAGCAGCCGGACGTAGTGCTCGAGGTAGACCAGCGGACGCCAGTACCGGTAACCGCGTCGACCGCCGAGCAGCCGCTCCCAGCGGGTCCGGATGTCCTCCGGGTCGCGGACGCTGAACACACCCCGCGGCGACGTGACGCGCAGCCGGTGCAGCAGCGTGCTCTTGCCGGCCCCAGGCACCCCGCCGACGATCACGAACGCCCGGTACGGCAGGTCGAGCCGCGAGGTCTGACCGGGGTCCGGATCGGCCGGATCGAGTCGCGTCGGACCGCCTCGGGACGCGCCGCCACCCCGCGGGACCCGAGCGGCGGCTGGGACGGGCTCCGGCAGCGTGTTCAGATCGGGCACGGGGGTAGTAGGGGCGAAGAACAGGGCAGATGAAAGAACGGCGGTCCCGACCTTCATGCTTTAGTGTGCACACGCCCAGGCAAGAGTTTGCTGAGGGAAGTCGCTAGCCGGACAGTTCACGGAAGCCAGGACAGGCGGCCTTTCAACAGCGTGTACCCCACGAACGCGACGACATCGATCAGCCAGTGTCCGAGCACCAGCGGCCAGAGCCGGTTGGTGCGCTGCCAGAACCGGCCGTAGACCAGCCCCATGATCAGGTTGCCGAGGAAGCCACCGAAGCCCTGGTAGAGGTGGTACGAACCACGGAGGACGGCGGCGGAGAGCAGCGAGGCGTTCTCGCCGAGGCCGAGCTGGCGCAGCCGGGTGATGAAGTACCCGACGACGAGCACCTCCTCCGCCCAGGCGTTGGCCAGGGCGGCGAGGATCAGCACCGGCGCCCGCCACCAGACGTCGTCCAGAGCCGCGGGCACGACGGTGAGGTTGATCCCGATCGCGCGGGTGATCAGATAGAACCCGAGCCCGGGCAGCCCGATGAGAGCCGCCAGACCCGCGCCGCCGGCGAGGTCGCCGCGGATCCGGTCGCGGTCGAGGCCGATCGCTCGCAGGCCGATGCCGGAACGCCAGAGCAGATACAGGCCGAGACCGCCCCAGACGCCCAGCTGCCCGGCCGACACCAGCTGGTAGGCGAGGTCGATCAGATCCGCCGCCGCGCGCGAGACGTTGAGCGCGACGGTCTGGTCGGCCAGTCGTTCGGGCTGCAGCAGCGAGTCGAGCAACGACAACAGGCTGCGGACGCCGGAGAGCCCGAGAGTCAGGGCGAAGACGAGGAAAACTTCGAGCCCGAGGGCGCGCCGCTCGGCGGGGTCGGTCACCGTGAGCGGCTCCGCCGGCCGAGCGGGCGCCAGAATCGCACGCACGCTCACCGTCGCAGGTTACCCATCGCGTCCTCGCGAGCTCCCGCCGAGCGGCCCGCGCGTTCCGGGTGACCCCCGGACACGACGATGGCCGGCCCGCTCGGCGGTCCGGCCATCGAAGGGTCTGACTTACTTCTCCGCGACGACGTCGAGCGAGATCTGCGCGGACACGTCGGGGTGCAGGCGCACCGCGACCTTGTGCGACCCGGTCGTCTTGATGTGACCGGGCAGCTCCAGGCGACGCTTGTCGAGCTCCGGGCCACCGGCCCGGACGACCGCGGCGACGACGTCGGCGGCGGTGACCGAGCCGAACAGCCGGCCGCCCTCGCCGGCCCGGGTCGAGAGCTGAACCTTCAGCCGCTCGACCTCGGACTTGATCTCCTGGGCGTGACCGAGGTCGCGCACCTGGCGAGCGTCACGCGCGCGCTTGATCTGCGCGACCTGCTTCTCCTGGCCGCGGGTGGCCGCGATGGCCTTGCCCTGCGGCAGCAGGAAGTTGCGACCGTAGCCGTCCTTCACCTCGACGATGTCGCCGGGCGAACCGAGACCACTGACCTCAGAGGTGAGGATGATCTTCATTTCCTCGCCTTCCTCAGCGCGCGGTGCTGGTGTAGGGCAGCAGCGCCATCTCGCGGGCGTTCTTGATCGCGCGAGCGATCTGCCGCTGCTGCTGGCTCGACACACCAGTCACTCGACGGGCACGGATCTTGCCGCGGTCGGAAATGAACTTCCGCAGCAGCGCCGTGTCCTTGTAGTCGATGTAAGTGATCTTGTCTTTGTCGAGCGGGTTGATCTTCTTCTTGGGCTTCCGCACGGGCGGCTTGGCCATGGGTCTTCCTTACTCTGCTCTGGCTATCAGTGGCTCTACGCGGCTGTGGCCGACGCGGCGTCAGAAGGGGGGTTCGTCGGCGAACGCGCCGCCGCCGCCCCCTCCGGCCGGAGTCGACACGGCCCAGGGGTCGTCCGCGGGCGCCCCACCGCCGGAGTTACCGCCGCCGCCGCCGGAACCTGAACCGGACGAGCCGAAGCCGCCGCCGGAGCCACCACTTCCGCGGGTCGTCTTGTTGACCCGCGCAGTCGCGCTACGGAGCGACGGGCCGACCTCGTCGACCTCGACCTCGAAAACGGTGCGCTTCTCGCCTTCACGCGTCTCGTAGGACCGCTGCCGGAGCCGGCCCTGAATGATCACGCGCATGCCGCGCTGCAGCGACTCGGCCACGTTCTCCGCCGCCTGACGCCAGACGTTGCAGGTGAGGAAGAGGCTCTCGCCGTCCTTCCACTCCCCGCTCTGCCTGTCGTAGGTACGCGGCGTCGACGCGATCCGGAACTTCGCCACAGCCGCGCCACTCGGGGTGAAGCGCAGCTCGGGGTCGTCAACCAGGTTGCCGACCAGGGTGA contains:
- the rplI gene encoding 50S ribosomal protein L9 is translated as MKIILTSEVSGLGSPGDIVEVKDGYGRNFLLPQGKAIAATRGQEKQVAQIKRARDARQVRDLGHAQEIKSEVERLKVQLSTRAGEGGRLFGSVTAADVVAAVVRAGGPELDKRRLELPGHIKTTGSHKVAVRLHPDVSAQISLDVVAEK
- the dnaB gene encoding replicative DNA helicase, encoding MAVTDEVEAYSAPSDFDRTPPQDLAAEQSVLGGMLLSKDAIADVVEIVRSNDFYKPAHGLVFDTVLDLYGRGEPADPVTVVAALADRAELARVGGAPYVHTLIQQVPTAANAAYYARIVAERAILRRLVEAGTRIVQLGYGSAAGAGREVDDVVDMAQQAIYDVTEKRSSDDYTVLEELLQPTMDEIEAIGATGGIMSGVPTGFADFDRLTNGLHPGQLIIVAARPGLGKSTFGLDVARSASIRNHLTAAVFSLEMSKIEITMRLLSAEARVPLHHLRSGQLSEDDWTKLARRIGEVSEAPLFIDDSPNMTMMEIRAKARRLKQRHDLRLIVIDYLQLMTGNKKVESRQQEVAELSRGLKLLAKELEVPVIAASQLNRGPEQRTDKRPQLSDLRESGSIEQDADMVLLLHREDYYEKESPRAGEADFILAKHRNGPTDTVTVAFQGHFSRFVDMSTGV
- a CDS encoding single-stranded DNA-binding protein, with translation MAGETVITLVGNLVDDPELRFTPSGAAVAKFRIASTPRTYDRQSGEWKDGESLFLTCNVWRQAAENVAESLQRGMRVIIQGRLRQRSYETREGEKRTVFEVEVDEVGPSLRSATARVNKTTRGSGGSGGGFGSSGSGSGGGGGNSGGGAPADDPWAVSTPAGGGGGGAFADEPPF
- a CDS encoding AAA family ATPase — translated: MKVGTAVLSSALFFAPTTPVPDLNTLPEPVPAAARVPRGGGASRGGPTRLDPADPDPGQTSRLDLPYRAFVIVGGVPGAGKSTLLHRLRVTSPRGVFSVRDPEDIRTRWERLLGGRRGYRYWRPLVYLEHYVRLLLALPGRKTIVLHDTATRGWARRVLSILARLSGRPALLLWLNVSLAESLDGQRIRGRKVPERTLRRHWRRWSRLRPVTEDGEPGFESVHTITRDVARRIVLAPTARRR
- a CDS encoding CPBP family intramembrane glutamic endopeptidase encodes the protein MSVRAILAPARPAEPLTVTDPAERRALGLEVFLVFALTLGLSGVRSLLSLLDSLLQPERLADQTVALNVSRAAADLIDLAYQLVSAGQLGVWGGLGLYLLWRSGIGLRAIGLDRDRIRGDLAGGAGLAALIGLPGLGFYLITRAIGINLTVVPAALDDVWWRAPVLILAALANAWAEEVLVVGYFITRLRQLGLGENASLLSAAVLRGSYHLYQGFGGFLGNLIMGLVYGRFWQRTNRLWPLVLGHWLIDVVAFVGYTLLKGRLSWLP
- the rpsR gene encoding 30S ribosomal protein S18; protein product: MAKPPVRKPKKKINPLDKDKITYIDYKDTALLRKFISDRGKIRARRVTGVSSQQQRQIARAIKNAREMALLPYTSTAR